The following coding sequences lie in one Oncorhynchus keta strain PuntledgeMale-10-30-2019 unplaced genomic scaffold, Oket_V2 Un_contig_2581_pilon_pilon, whole genome shotgun sequence genomic window:
- the LOC127922471 gene encoding uncharacterized protein LOC127922471 isoform X50 — protein MLSLLSRLSQVQVDTLLYCPDSVRSRLILYCPDSVRSRLILYSTVQTQSGPGWYSTLLSRLSQVQVGTLLYCPDSVRSRLVLYCPDSVRSRLVLYSTVQTQSGPGWYSTLLSRLSQVQVGTLLYCPDSVRSRLVLYSTVQTQSGPGWYSTLLSRLSQVQVDTLLSRLSQVQVGTLLYCPDSVRSRLVLYCPDSVRSRLVLYCPDSVRSRLVLYCPDSVRSRLVLYCPDSVRSRLVLYCPDSVRSRLVLYCTILLLYHAILCYTILCYATLYHAILYYATLYHATLYYAILYHVILYYTVLSRHSQVHVDTLLYYYTLLLYYTILYYTVLYYTILYYNILFRLSQVQADTLLYYYTILYNTLLL, from the exons ATGTTATCTCTACTGTCCAGACTCAGTCAGGTACAGGTtgatactctactctactgtccagACTCAGTCAGGTCCAGGTTGATACTCTACTGTCCAGACTCAGTCAG GTCCAGGTtgatactctactctactgtccagactcagtcaggtccaggttggtactctactctactgtccagactcagtcaggtccaggttggtactctactctactgtccagACTCAGTCAGGTCCAGGTTGGTACTCTACTGTCCAGACTCAGTCAG gtccaggttggtactctactctactgtccagactcagtcag gtccaggttggtactctactctactgtccagactcagtcaggtccaggttggtactctactctactgtccagactcagtcaggtccaggttggtactctactctactgtccagactcagtcaggtccaggttggtactctactctactgtccagACTCAGTCAGGTCCAGGTTGATACTCTACTGTCCAGACTCAGTCAG GTCCAGGttggtactctactctactgtccagACTCAGTCAGGTCCAGGTTGGTACTCTACTGTCCAGACTCAGTCAG GTCCAGGTTGGTACTCTACTGTCCAGACTCAGTCAG GTCCAGGTTGGTACTCTACTGTCCAGACTCAGTCAGGTCCAGGTTGGTACTCTACTGTCCAGACTCAGTCAG GTCCAGGTTGGTACTCTACTGCCCAGACTCAGTCAGGTCCAGGTTGGTACTCTATtgtactatactattactataccatgctatactatgctatactatactatgctatgCTACACTATACcatgctatactatactatgcgACACTATACCATGCTACactatactatgctatactataccatgttatactatactatactgtactatccaGACACAGTCAGGTCCATGTggatactctactgtactactatactctactactatactatactatactatactatactgtactatactataccatactgtactataatatactgttcagactCAGTCAGGTCCAGGCtgatactctactgtactactatactatattatacaatACTCTACTACTATAA
- the LOC127922471 gene encoding uncharacterized protein LOC127922471 isoform X8 — translation MLSLLSRLSQVQVDTLLYCPDSVRSRLILYCPDSVRSRLILYSTVQTQSGPGWYSTLLSRLSQVQVGTLLYCPDSVRSRLVLYCPDSVRSRLILYSTVQTQSGPGWYSTLLSRLSQVQVDTLLYCPDSVRSRLVLYSTVQTQSGPGWYSTLLSRLSQVQVGTLLYCPDSVRSRLVLYSTVQTQSGPGWYSTLLPRLSQVQVGTLLSRLSQVQVDTLLYCPDSVRSRLVLYSTVQTQSGPGWYSTLLSRLSQVQVGTLLYCPDSVRSRLVLYSTVQTQSGPGWYSTLLSRLSQVQVGTLLSRLSQVQVDTLLYCPDSVRSRLILYSTVQTQSGPGWYSTLLSRLSQVQVGTLLSRLSQVQVDTLLYCPDSVRSRLVLYCPDSVRSRLVLYCPDSVRSRLVLYCPDSVRSRLVLYCTILLLYHAILCYTILCYATLYHAILYYATLYHATLYYAILYHVILYYTVLSRHSQVHVDTLLYYYTLLLYYTILYYTVLYYTILYYNILFRLSQVQADTLLYYYTILYNTLLL, via the exons ATGTTATCTCTACTGTCCAGACTCAGTCAGGTACAGGTtgatactctactctactgtccagACTCAGTCAGGTCCAGGTTGATACTCTACTGTCCAGACTCAGTCAG GTCCAGGTtgatactctactctactgtccagactcagtcaggtccaggttggtactctactctactgtccagactcagtcaggtccaggttggtactctactctactgtccagACTCAGTCAGGTCCAGGTTGGTACTCTACTGTCCAGACTCAGTCAGGTCCAGGTtgatactctactctactgtccagactcagtcaggtccaggttggtactctactctactgtccagactcagtcaggtccaggttgatactctactctactgtccagactcagtcaggtccaggttggtactctactctactgtccagactcagtcaggtccaggttggtactctactctactgtccagactcagtcaggtccaggttggtactctactctactgtccagactcagtcaggtccaggttggtactctactctactgtccagACTCAGTCAG GTCCAGGttggtactctactctactgcccaGACTCAGTCAGGTCCAGGTTGGTACTCTACTGTCCAGACTCAGTCAGGTCCAGGTtgatactctactctactgtccagactcagtcaggtccaggttggtactctactctactgtccagactcagtcag gtccaggttggtactctactctactgtccagactcagtcaggtccaggttggtactctactctactgtccagactcagtcaggtccaggttggtactctactctactgtccagactcagtcag GTCCAGGttggtactctactctactgtccagACTCAGTCAGGTCCAGGTTGGTACTCTACTGTCCAGACTCAGTCAGGTCCAGGTtgatactctactctactgtccagactcagtcaggtccaggttgatactctactctactgtccagactcagtcag gtccaggttggtactctactctactgtccagACTCAGTCAGGTCCAGGTTGGTACTCTACTGTCCAGACTCAGTCAGGTCCAGGTtgatactctactctactgtccagACTCAGTCAG GTCCAGGTTGGTACTCTACTGTCCAGACTCAGTCAGGTCCAGGTTGGTACTCTACTGTCCAGACTCAGTCAG GTCCAGGTTGGTACTCTACTGCCCAGACTCAGTCAGGTCCAGGTTGGTACTCTATtgtactatactattactataccatgctatactatgctatactatactatgctatgCTACACTATACcatgctatactatactatgcgACACTATACCATGCTACactatactatgctatactataccatgttatactatactatactgtactatccaGACACAGTCAGGTCCATGTggatactctactgtactactatactctactactatactatactatactatactatactgtactatactataccatactgtactataatatactgttcagactCAGTCAGGTCCAGGCtgatactctactgtactactatactatattatacaatACTCTACTACTATAA
- the LOC127922471 gene encoding uncharacterized protein LOC127922471 isoform X18 — protein MLSLLSRLSQVQVDTLLYCPDSVRSRLILYCPDSVRSRLILYSTVQTQSGPGWYSTLLSRLSQVQVGTLLYCPDSVRSRLVLYCPDSVRSRLILYSTVQTQSGPGWYSTLLSRLSQVQVGTLLYCPDSVRSRLVLYSTVQTQSGPGWYSTLLSRLSQVQVGTLLYCPDSVRSRLILYCPDSVRSRLVLYCPDSVRSRLILYSTVQTQSGPGWYSTLLSRLSQVQVGTLLYCPDSVRSRLVLYSTVQTQSGPGWYSTLLSRLSQVQVGTLLYCPDSVRSRLVLYCPDSVRSRLILYSTVQTQSGPGWYSTLLSRLSQVQVGTLLSRLSQVQVDTLLYCPDSVRSRLVLYCPDSVRSRLVLYCPDSVRSRLVLYCPDSVRSRLVLYCTILLLYHAILCYTILCYATLYHAILYYATLYHATLYYAILYHVILYYTVLSRHSQVHVDTLLYYYTLLLYYTILYYTVLYYTILYYNILFRLSQVQADTLLYYYTILYNTLLL, from the exons ATGTTATCTCTACTGTCCAGACTCAGTCAGGTACAGGTtgatactctactctactgtccagACTCAGTCAGGTCCAGGTTGATACTCTACTGTCCAGACTCAGTCAG GTCCAGGTtgatactctactctactgtccagactcagtcaggtccaggttggtactctactctactgtccagactcagtcaggtccaggttggtactctactctactgtccagACTCAGTCAGGTCCAGGTTGGTACTCTACTGTCCAGACTCAGTCAGGTCCAGGTtgatactctactctactgtccagactcagtcaggtccaggttggtactctactctactgtccagactcagtcag gtccaggttggtactctactctactgtccagactcagtcaggtccaggttggtactctactctactgtccagactcagtcaggtccaggttggtactctactctactgtccagactcagtcaggtccaggttggtactctactctactgtccagACTCAGTCAGGTCCAGGTTGATACTCTACTGTCCAGACTCAGTCAG GTCCAGGTTGGTACTCTACTGTCCAGACTCAGTCAGGTCCAGGTtgatactctactctactgtccagactcagtcaggtccaggttggtactctactctactgtccagactcagtcag gtccaggttggtactctactctactgtccagactcagtcaggtccaggttggtactctactctactgtccagactcagtcaggtccaggttggtactctactctactgtccagactcagtcag GTCCAGGttggtactctactctactgtccagACTCAGTCAGGTCCAGGTTGGTACTCTACTGTCCAGACTCAGTCAGGTCCAGGTtgatactctactctactgtccagactcagtcag gtccaggttggtactctactctactgtccagACTCAGTCAGGTCCAGGTTGGTACTCTACTGTCCAGACTCAGTCAGGTCCAGGTtgatactctactctactgtccagACTCAGTCAG GTCCAGGTTGGTACTCTACTGTCCAGACTCAGTCAGGTCCAGGTTGGTACTCTACTGTCCAGACTCAGTCAG GTCCAGGTTGGTACTCTACTGCCCAGACTCAGTCAGGTCCAGGTTGGTACTCTATtgtactatactattactataccatgctatactatgctatactatactatgctatgCTACACTATACcatgctatactatactatgcgACACTATACCATGCTACactatactatgctatactataccatgttatactatactatactgtactatccaGACACAGTCAGGTCCATGTggatactctactgtactactatactctactactatactatactatactatactatactgtactatactataccatactgtactataatatactgttcagactCAGTCAGGTCCAGGCtgatactctactgtactactatactatattatacaatACTCTACTACTATAA
- the LOC127922471 gene encoding uncharacterized protein LOC127922471 isoform X17: protein MLSLLSRLSQVQVDTLLYCPDSVRSRLILYCPDSVRSRLILYSTVQTQSGPGWYSTLLSRLSQVQVGTLLYCPDSVRSRLVLYCPDSVRSRLILYSTVQTQSGPGWYSTLLSRLSQVQVGTLLYCPDSVRSRLVLYSTVQTQSGPGWYSTLLSRLSQVQVGTLLYCPDSVRSRLILYCPDSVRSRLVLYCPDSVRSRLILYSTVQTQSGPGWYSTLLSRLSQVQVGTLLYCPDSVRSRLVLYSTVQTQSGPGWYSTLLSRLSQVQVGTLLYCPDSVRSRLVLYCPDSVRSRLVLYSTVQTQSGPGWYSTLLSRLSQVQVGTLLSRLSQVQVDTLLYCPDSVRSRLVLYCPDSVRSRLVLYCPDSVRSRLVLYCPDSVRSRLVLYCTILLLYHAILCYTILCYATLYHAILYYATLYHATLYYAILYHVILYYTVLSRHSQVHVDTLLYYYTLLLYYTILYYTVLYYTILYYNILFRLSQVQADTLLYYYTILYNTLLL, encoded by the exons ATGTTATCTCTACTGTCCAGACTCAGTCAGGTACAGGTtgatactctactctactgtccagACTCAGTCAGGTCCAGGTTGATACTCTACTGTCCAGACTCAGTCAG GTCCAGGTtgatactctactctactgtccagactcagtcaggtccaggttggtactctactctactgtccagactcagtcaggtccaggttggtactctactctactgtccagACTCAGTCAGGTCCAGGTTGGTACTCTACTGTCCAGACTCAGTCAGGTCCAGGTtgatactctactctactgtccagactcagtcaggtccaggttggtactctactctactgtccagactcagtcag gtccaggttggtactctactctactgtccagactcagtcaggtccaggttggtactctactctactgtccagactcagtcaggtccaggttggtactctactctactgtccagactcagtcaggtccaggttggtactctactctactgtccagACTCAGTCAGGTCCAGGTTGATACTCTACTGTCCAGACTCAGTCAG GTCCAGGTTGGTACTCTACTGTCCAGACTCAGTCAGGTCCAGGTtgatactctactctactgtccagactcagtcaggtccaggttggtactctactctactgtccagactcagtcag gtccaggttggtactctactctactgtccagactcagtcaggtccaggttggtactctactctactgtccagactcagtcaggtccaggttggtactctactctactgtccagactcagtcag GTCCAGGttggtactctactctactgtccagACTCAGTCAGGTCCAGGTTGGTACTCTACTGTCCAGACTCAGTCAG gtccaggttggtactctactctactgtccagactcagtcaggtccaggttggtactctactctactgtccagACTCAGTCAGGTCCAGGTTGGTACTCTACTGTCCAGACTCAGTCAGGTCCAGGTtgatactctactctactgtccagACTCAGTCAG GTCCAGGTTGGTACTCTACTGTCCAGACTCAGTCAGGTCCAGGTTGGTACTCTACTGTCCAGACTCAGTCAG GTCCAGGTTGGTACTCTACTGCCCAGACTCAGTCAGGTCCAGGTTGGTACTCTATtgtactatactattactataccatgctatactatgctatactatactatgctatgCTACACTATACcatgctatactatactatgcgACACTATACCATGCTACactatactatgctatactataccatgttatactatactatactgtactatccaGACACAGTCAGGTCCATGTggatactctactgtactactatactctactactatactatactatactatactatactgtactatactataccatactgtactataatatactgttcagactCAGTCAGGTCCAGGCtgatactctactgtactactatactatattatacaatACTCTACTACTATAA
- the LOC127922471 gene encoding uncharacterized protein LOC127922471 isoform X37, producing MLSLLSRLSQVQVDTLLYCPDSVRSRLILYCPDSVRSRLILYSTVQTQSGPGWYSTLLSRLSQVQVGTLLYCPDSVRSRLVLYCPDSVRSRLILYSTVQTQSGPGWYSTLLSRLSQVQVGTLLYCPDSVRSRLVLYSTVQTQSGPGWYSTLLSRLSQVQVGTLLYCPDSVRSRLILYCPDSVRSRLVLYCPDSVRSRLILYSTVQTQSGPGWYSTLLSRLSQVQVGTLLYCPDSVRSRLVLYSTVQTQSGPGWYSTLLSRLSQVQVGTLLYCPDSVRSRLVLYCPDSVRSRLVLYCPDSVRSRLVLYCPDSVRSRLVLYCPDSVRSRLVLYCPDSVRSRLVLYCTILLLYHAILCYTILCYATLYHAILYYATLYHATLYYAILYHVILYYTVLSRHSQVHVDTLLYYYTLLLYYTILYYTVLYYTILYYNILFRLSQVQADTLLYYYTILYNTLLL from the exons ATGTTATCTCTACTGTCCAGACTCAGTCAGGTACAGGTtgatactctactctactgtccagACTCAGTCAGGTCCAGGTTGATACTCTACTGTCCAGACTCAGTCAG GTCCAGGTtgatactctactctactgtccagactcagtcaggtccaggttggtactctactctactgtccagactcagtcaggtccaggttggtactctactctactgtccagACTCAGTCAGGTCCAGGTTGGTACTCTACTGTCCAGACTCAGTCAGGTCCAGGTtgatactctactctactgtccagactcagtcaggtccaggttggtactctactctactgtccagactcagtcag gtccaggttggtactctactctactgtccagactcagtcaggtccaggttggtactctactctactgtccagactcagtcaggtccaggttggtactctactctactgtccagactcagtcaggtccaggttggtactctactctactgtccagACTCAGTCAGGTCCAGGTTGATACTCTACTGTCCAGACTCAGTCAG GTCCAGGTTGGTACTCTACTGTCCAGACTCAGTCAGGTCCAGGTtgatactctactctactgtccagactcagtcaggtccaggttggtactctactctactgtccagactcagtcag gtccaggttggtactctactctactgtccagactcagtcaggtccaggttggtactctactctactgtccagactcagtcaggtccaggttggtactctactctactgtccagactcagtcag GTCCAGGttggtactctactctactgtccagACTCAGTCAGGTCCAGGTTGGTACTCTACTGTCCAGACTCAGTCAG GTCCAGGTTGGTACTCTACTGTCCAGACTCAGTCAG GTCCAGGTTGGTACTCTACTGTCCAGACTCAGTCAGGTCCAGGTTGGTACTCTACTGTCCAGACTCAGTCAG GTCCAGGTTGGTACTCTACTGCCCAGACTCAGTCAGGTCCAGGTTGGTACTCTATtgtactatactattactataccatgctatactatgctatactatactatgctatgCTACACTATACcatgctatactatactatgcgACACTATACCATGCTACactatactatgctatactataccatgttatactatactatactgtactatccaGACACAGTCAGGTCCATGTggatactctactgtactactatactctactactatactatactatactatactatactgtactatactataccatactgtactataatatactgttcagactCAGTCAGGTCCAGGCtgatactctactgtactactatactatattatacaatACTCTACTACTATAA
- the LOC127922471 gene encoding uncharacterized protein LOC127922471 isoform X33 yields MLSLLSRLSQVQVDTLLYCPDSVRSRLILYCPDSVRSRLILYSTVQTQSGPGWYSTLLSRLSQVQVGTLLYCPDSVRSRLVLYCPDSVRSRLILYSTVQTQSGPGWYSTLLSRLSQVQVDTLLYCPDSVRSRLVLYSTVQTQSGPGWYSTLLSRLSQVQVGTLLYCPDSVRSRLVLYSTVQTQSGPGWYSTLLPRLSQVQVGTLLSRLSQVQVDTLLYCPDSVRSRLVLYSTVQTQSGPGWYSTLLSRLSQVQVGTLLYCPDSVRSRLVLYSTVQTQSGPGWYSTLLPRLSQVQVGTLLSRLSQVQVDTLLYCPDSVRSRLVLYCPDSVRSRLILYSTVQTQSGPGWYSTLLSRLSQVQVGTLLSRLSQVQVGTLLSRLSQVQVGTLLPRLSQVQVGTLLYYTITIPCYTMLYYTMLCYTIPCYTILCDTIPCYTILCYTIPCYTILYCTIQTQSGPCGYSTVLLYSTTILYYTILYCTILYHTVL; encoded by the exons ATGTTATCTCTACTGTCCAGACTCAGTCAGGTACAGGTtgatactctactctactgtccagACTCAGTCAGGTCCAGGTTGATACTCTACTGTCCAGACTCAGTCAG GTCCAGGTtgatactctactctactgtccagactcagtcaggtccaggttggtactctactctactgtccagactcagtcaggtccaggttggtactctactctactgtccagACTCAGTCAGGTCCAGGTTGGTACTCTACTGTCCAGACTCAGTCAGGTCCAGGTtgatactctactctactgtccagactcagtcaggtccaggttggtactctactctactgtccagactcagtcaggtccaggttgatactctactctactgtccagactcagtcaggtccaggttggtactctactctactgtccagactcagtcaggtccaggttggtactctactctactgtccagactcagtcaggtccaggttggtactctactctactgtccagactcagtcaggtccaggttggtactctactctactgtccagACTCAGTCAG GTCCAGGttggtactctactctactgcccaGACTCAGTCAGGTCCAGGTTGGTACTCTACTGTCCAGACTCAGTCAGGTCCAGGTtgatactctactctactgtccagactcagtcaggtccaggttggtactctactctactgtccagactcagtcag gtccaggttggtactctactctactgtccagactcagtcaggtccaggttggtactctactctactgtccagactcagtcaggtccaggttggtactctactctactgtccagactcagtcaggtccaggttggtactctactctactgcccaGACTCAGTCAGGTCCAGGTTGGTACTCTACTGTCCAGACTCAGTCAGGTCCAGGTtgatactctactctactgtccagactcagtcag GTCCAGGTTGGTACTCTACTGTCCAGACTCAGTCAGGTCCAGGTtgatactctactctactgtccagactcagtcag gtccaggttggtactctactctactgtccagACTCAGTCAG GTCCAGGTTGGTACTCTACTGTCCAGACTCAGTCAGGTCCAGGTTGGTACTCTACTGTCCAGACTCAGTCAG GTCCAGGTTGGTACTCTACTGCCCAGACTCAGTCAGGTCCAGGTTGGTACTCTATtgtactatactattactataccatgctatactatgctatactatactatgctatgCTACACTATACcatgctatactatactatgcgACACTATACCATGCTACactatactatgctatactataccatgttatactatactatactgtactatccaGACACAGTCAGGTCCATGTggatactctactgtactactatactctactactatactatactatactatactatactgtactatactataccatactgtactataa